One window of the Colletotrichum destructivum chromosome 4, complete sequence genome contains the following:
- a CDS encoding uncharacterized protein (Putative zn(2)Cys(6) fungal-type DNA-binding domain, transcription factor domain, fungi), producing MWSSHDNGTDMLDTNANARPQQMAEEEANSVFSHDEGSSGDDTTNNGSAGAPRKRKREKHQKTSCELCKARKVKCDRAEPACSWCARHNRTCVYLERQKPGSRIGFSLELEAKVNRLDALLQALGRRVEEHISNDHVAATTTTATATAQTLSPAISNQAPSQPEAGFRQDGNGISPGPGLPRPPPPPSQTSNGRTPAFSSSFWQAGDAQDALQNAGDRTSVQALLNLSAGDSFGQPGASPGVTGPRKDAPSTVSTVSEFPPHDMLYTLVDLYFKHCNTWCPILDRKTTFGAFFGSTSLNEADRVLLHAIVATTLRFLKDQRLSSEMRSHYHAVSKHRVQMYAMENVSIAALRALVILCLDELGTSNGPRGWNMLALLAQNVRQLELCEESSVYLTAEAEETPHTGSIRRVAMGRPESWIEDEGRRRLCWMVYLLDRYATIATTTFDFMLDDSKMKRGLPCSYDLFSRNVPVETRSWSQASDQQPDTPAINKPENLGSFSYHCEILRILSKVHDFLKTPINVTSSAEMAVWRNTYRSLDGALDNWLQSLPSEYSRISALCHSDPASRVANWFMLHSAYVTSVVRLHSSAAYPTVRSHIFVPSHYAMQRCLSAVQSLGDIAQDVFEANGLDLLGPPFAFSLWVAARLLLIHAATVGCPVDPKIDFFIETLRHVGQYWEVANNYAKILARVVQRGRQGDMSFTAMRKSAHDLVTLTSSTRRSGLEPTSTQVTSLSELDNIDVFDFFNYPKMSEPIRMANGQTNLLQAQAMSGLGGDSMRSTGVPDPESDWLGFNTPFN from the exons ATGTGGAGTTCCCACGACAATGGGACAGACATGCTAGACACGAATGCGAATGCACGTCCGCAACAaatggccgaggaggaagcgaACTCGGTCTTCAGCCACGACGAGGGCTCGAGTGGTGATGACACGACCAACAACGGCTCGGCCGGCGCCCCGAGGAAGCGCAAGAGGGAGAAGCACCAAAAGACATC ATGCGAGCTGTGCAAGGCGAGAAAGGTCAAGTGTGATCGCGCCGAGCCCGCGTGCTCGTGGTGTGCCCGGCACAACCGAACCTGCGTCTACCTGGAGAGACAGAAACCCGGGAGTCGTATCGGCTTCAGTCTCGAActcgaggccaaggtcaacCGCCTCGATGCCCTGTTGCAagctctcggccgtcgtgtAGAGGAGCACATCTCCAACGACCACGTcgctgccaccaccaccaccgctaCAGCTACCGCCCAAACCCTCTCGCCGGCCATCAGCAACCAGGCGCCCTCTCAGCCCGAGGCGGGGTTTCGTCAGGACGGGAACGGCATCAGTCCGGGCCCTGGCCTCCCTagaccaccgccgccgccgtcgcagACGTCGAACGGTCGTACGCCCGCCTTCTCAAGCTCCTTCTGGCAGGCCGGCGATGCCCAAGACGCCCTTCAGAACGCCGGCGATCGAACCTCGGTACAGGCCCTCCTGAACCTCTCGGCAGGCGACTCTTTCGGCCAGCCAGGCGCGTCACCCGGCGTCACGGGGCCTCGGAAAGATGCACCATCGACCGTTTCGACCGTGTCCGAGTTCCCACCGCATGACATGCTCTACACGCTCGTCGACCTGTACTTCAAACACTGCAACACGTGGTGCCCGATCCTGGACCGTAAGACAACCTTTGGCGCCTTCTTCGGCTCGACCTCCCTCAACGAGGCCGACCGGGTCCTGCTGcacgccatcgtcgccacGACCCTGAGGTTCCTGAAAGACCAGCGGCTGTCGTCCGAGATGCGGTCGCACTACCACGCCGTATCGAAACACCGGGTGCAGATGTACGCCATGGAGAACGTCAGCATCGCGGCACTGAGGGCCCTGGTCATCCTCTGCCTGGACGAGCTCGGGACCTCCAACGGACCCCGCGGCTGGAACATGCTCGCGCTCCTCGCCCAAAACGTCAGGCAGCTGGAGCTCTGCGAGGAGAGCAGCGTGTACCTCACGGCCGAGGCTGAGGAGACACCGCACACCGGTTCCATCCGCCGGGTGGCGATGGGCCGGCCCGAATCCTggatcgaggacgagggccggcggcggctttgcTGGATGGTGTACCTCCTCGACCGTTACGCGACCATCGCCACGACGACGTTCGACTTCATGCTCGACGACAGCAAGATGAAGCGCGGCCTGCCATGCTCGTACGACCTCTTTTCCCGGAACGTCCCCGTCGAGACGCGGTCGTGGAGCCAGGCTTCGGACCAGCAGCCCGACACCCCGGCCATCAACAAACCCGAGAACCTCGGCAGCTTCTCGTACCACTGCGAGATCCTGCGCATCCTCAGCAAGGTGCACGACTTTCTCAAGACGCCCATCAACGTCACGTCGTCGGCCGAAATGGCCGTCTGGCGCAACACGTACAGGtcgctcgacggcgcgctcGACAACTGGCTGCAGAGCCTGCCGAGCGAGTACAGCAGGATATCGGCCCTGTGCCACTCCGACCCGGCCAGCCGCGTGGCCAACTGGTTCATGCTGCATAGCGCCTATGTCACTTCGGTCGTGCGTCTGCATTCCTCGGCCGCGTACCCGACCGTGCGGTCGCACATCTTCGTCCCGTCGCACTACGCGATGCAGCGGTGCCTGTCCGCCGTGCAGAGCCTGGGCGACATTGCCCAggacgtcttcgaggccAACGGGCTCGATCTCCTGGGGCCCCCGTTTGCCTTCTCGCTGTGGGTGGCTGCGCGGTTGCTGCTCATccacgccgccaccgtcggctGTCCCGTCGATCCCAAGATTGACTTCTTCATCGAGACGCTGCGCCATGTCGGGCAGTACTGGGAGGTGGCGAACAACTACGCCAAGATCCTCGCCCGGGTGGTGCAGCGCGGGCGTCAGGGCGACATGAGCTTCACCGCCATGAGAAA GAGCGCTCACGATCTCGTTACATTGACATCCTCCACGCGGCGTTCTGGTTTGGAGCCGACATCGACCCAGGTAACGTCCCTGAGCGAGCTCGACAACATTGACGTtttcgacttcttcaacTACCCCAAGATGTCGGAGCCGATAAGGATGGCAAACGGTCAGACGAACCTGTTGCAGGCCCAGGCCATGAgcgggctgggcggcgaTTCCATGAGGAGTACCGGAGTGCCGGATCCCGAGTCAGATTGGCTCGGCTTCAACACGCCTTTCAACTGA
- a CDS encoding Putative villin/Gelsolin, ADF-H/Gelsolin-like domain superfamily, producing MAPNQGLVHLKEYDVKDSNVELIGTEIDHQVKYKSAAAEPAWNDGQVGQEAGLHVWRIEDFEVKPWPREKYGQFLDGDSYIVLHSYKVGKSEETARLGHDVFFWLGAHTSQDEAGTAAYKTVELDEFLHGAATQHRELQAAPSDAFLELFPRISIRSGGVRSGFRHVEEEDVGGGGAKEPVLTLLRIFKNPSAGAGGVVVHEVEPRWQSLDESDVFVLDAGDKIWQWQGRSCSPMEKAKAAQVVNDMTLAKHIDVEVLAQDESRSRVVVTLLGGDNEDDEAPRSGFRCPRPVRSATKAQAGGERPQKLFRLSDASGELRFDVVKDGGRAALSDFDGQDVFLLDDAGRAVWVWEGEGASRGERSNWLRVAQAYIRQLQGGGGAEEAHLTPLAKVRQGSESRAFLKAVQA from the coding sequence ATGGCGCCGAACCAAGGGCTGGTGCACCTCAAGGAGTACGACGTCAAGGACAGCAACGTCGAGCTCATCGGCACCGAGATCGACCACCAGGTGAAGTAcaagtccgccgccgccgagccggcCTGGAACGACGGCCAGGTCGGCCAGGAGGCGGGGCTGCACGTCTGGCGCATCGAGGACTTTGAGGTCAAGCCGTGGCCGCGGGAGAAATACGGCCAGTTCCTGGACGGCGACAGCTACATTGTCCTCCACTCGTACAAGGTCGGCAAGagcgaggagacggcgcgGCTGGGCCACGACGTCTTCTTCTGGCTCGGCGCCCACACCTCgcaggacgaggccggcacGGCCGCCTACAAGAcggtcgagctcgacgagttCCTGCACGGCGCCGCGACGCAGCACCGCGAGCTGCaggcggcgccctcggacGCGTTCCTCGAGCTGTTCCCGCGCATCTCGATCCGCTCGGGGGGCGTCCGTTCCGGGTTCCGCcacgtggaggaggaggacgtcgggggcggcggcgccaaggaGCCGGTCCTCACCCTCCTGCGCATCTTCAAGAACCCGTCggcgggcgccggcggcgtcgtcgtgcaCGAGGTGGAGCCCCGGTGGCAGAGCCTGGACGAGAGCGACGTCTTCGTGCTCGACGCGGGCGACAAGATCTGGCAGTGGCAGGGCCGGAGCTGCAGCCCgatggagaaggccaaggcggcgcAGGTGGTCAACGACATGACGCTAGCCAAGCACATTGAtgtcgaggtcctcgcgCAGGACGAGTCGAGGTCGCGCGTTGTCGTGacgctcctcggcggtgacaatgaggacgatgaagcGCCCCGGTCTGGGTTCCGGTGTCCCCGACCGGTGCGGTCGGCGACCAAGGCgcaagccggcggcgagaggcCGCAGAAGCTCTTCCGGCTCAGCGACGCCTCGGGCGAGCTCCGgttcgacgtcgtcaaggacggcggccgggcCGCCCTCTCGGACTTTGACGGGCAGGACGTGTTCCTGCTGGACGACGCGGGGCGCGCCGTCTGGGTGTGGGAGGGCGAAGGGGCCAGCCGCGGGGAGAGGTCGAACTGGCTCCGGGTCGCGCAGGCGTACATCCGGCAGCTACagggagggggcggggccgaggaggcccACCTCACGCCGCTGGCCAAGGTGAGGCAGGGCAGCGAGAGCCGGGCGTTCTTGAAGGCGGTGCAGGCGTAG